The sequence CGCGGCCTGCTCCAAGCAGACGGCGTCGGTTCTGGAGTGTCCATACGCGGCGCCTTCTTCGAGCGTGGCTTCATAGCGTTCCAGGGCGCGATGGCCAATCACGAACAGGCTGAAGACGCCGACCGCGATGAGGGCCATCGTCACGACGCCGAAAACGCCCGCTCCGATGACGACGCGCTTCAAGAGGTTGGCGGGTCTCGCCTCGCCGGTTCGGGCGGGCTGGAGAGTCGCGGCCCAGCCGCCGAGCATGCCTGCCGGTATCATTCCCGCCGTCGAGATCGCGGTGTACCAGTGCGGCGCGAGCGGTTCTTCCATCGCGCCCGGGATCAAGAAGTAGACGAGCGAGATCACCAGCGAGAGGGCCGCGGTGAAACCGCCGTGACGCACATGCGCGACGCCGGCTCTCCGGGCCGCCCAATACGCGGCGAACACCGTCGTCGCGAGCCCCAGGACCAGCGACCAGACGAGGTACTCGGGGGCTAGCAGAGCGCCTTCGATCACTTCCTCAGGGTTGTCGTCGAGTGCGCCGATCGCTTCGGTGGCGAGCATGTAGAGCGTGAGCGGAAGCAACACCGCGAGTGTGATCGCGTTGTCGAGCAATGCCCCCAGGACGATCGCGCGCCACTTCAAGCCGTCGAGGAGGCCTTCGGGTTCGATCGGAGGCGGCGGTTGCATGGAGCACGACTCGGCGGGGGTGAATCTGCGCGGTGTCTCGGGGCCTGGTCCACGAGGCACGAAGCGAACCGCCCGAGTATGGCAGACGGGGCGCCGCGCGGGCTGGCGCTAGGCGCGCACGGGCAGGGTCGGTTCAGCGGAGAGGGTCCGGAAGGCCGGCCGGGAGATGCGATACTCGACACCCGCGCCGGCCGGGTAGACCACATCGCGGAAGCGCTCCATCCCCAGCCGCTGCATCACCGCCACCGAGCGGCTGTTCGGGACGTCCGTTCCGGCCAGTACCGAGCTGCACGAGGCTTCCCCGAACGCCCTTGTCAGGACCGTGCGGCTCATCGCGGTGGCGACTCCCTTTCCCCACTGGGATGGGTGCAGGACGTAGGTGAGCTCCGCCGAAGCGGCAGCATCCTCGGGTTCCGAAAGGCGTACGCACCCGAGCAGTGACGCCGCTTCGTCTTCGAGCAACCAGAGCCCGAGGGGTGGCTCGGCGGCGAGCGCTTCGACCACCCAGGCTTCGGCGGCTTCGCGCGGGGGCGGTGCGCCATCGCAGAGAAACTCGTACACCGGCGGAAGAGAGAGCAACCCGAGCAGCGCCGAGGTGTCCCCCGATCTGACGGGGCGTAGCGAGAGGTTCAGCGTCATCGCGCCTCCAGCGGCGGGCAGGGCTCGACTCGATCGATGGCGCGATCGGTCGAGCGGTCCCCCGCACGAGATCTGTCACGTCGACGCTCGACTCAACTTGCACTCGAAGCGAGCCAGGCCGCGGCCGCCCCCCAGACGAAGATCGCCATGCCCACGAACTGGCCGACGATCGTGACGTTGAAACAGGCAAAGGCGGTGAGGTTCGTGAGCGGGGGGTTGGGAAGCAGCCCGGAATGGCCCGTGAGCGGGCGTATCAGCCACGCCAGCATGTCGGTGTAGGCCGCGACGACCAGGCTGGCGACCATCCATGCGGTTGCCGTGGTTCCGAGCGACAGATGCGGCGCGCACAGACCTGCGAAGAGCAGCAGGAAGCCATTCTGCAGGTTTTGAGCGTGGGAGATCCGCCAGTCGTCGAGGTCTTCGGCGGGGGTTCCCCGTGCGCGGAGCACTCCATAGGGAACGCCGACGAGCATCCCGATGAAGAACACGATCCCGCCGTGGAGCAGCAGGGCGGCGAGGGCTCGGTCTTCCGACATGGGAGGCTCCTGTGCGGGAAGGGGGTGGGTTTGCTCAAGCCGAGCGTTTCGCTCGCGGCCAGCCGAGGTAGCGGGGCGTCTGACGCAAGTAGGCGTCGAACGGACCTCCGAGGGTCGAGCGCAACCAGTTCTCCTCGGCGAAGGGCGCCAACGCGAACCAGGCCCCCATCGGCGCGGCGGCGATGGCCGTCCACGCCGACCCGGAAGCCACGACCGCTCCCGCCAATACGAACAGGGTGCCCAGGTACTGGGGGTTTCGGGAGTAGCGGTAGATCCCCGAAGCCACGAGGGGCACCTGGGCGCCGTGGGAACCCGCCGTGCCGAGCGCGAAGTAGCCCGCGAGGGCGAAGAGGCCACCGCCGAAGAACAGCACGAGGCCCACCGACCGCTGCCAGCCCGACATGGGTTGAAGCGTGGCGCAGGCCACGCCGACGATCGCGAGCAGCAAGACGCTGGACGAGATTCCGAGTGCGCGGTTCAACGCTCGGCGTGTTCGAAGTGCGGGGCCCGCACCTTCGGGCAGCGGCCAGATCGCGAGCTCCGGTCGCAGGATCGACCACAGCAGCCCTGCCACTCCAAGTGTGCCCACGGCGGCTGTGGTGACGGAGATCGCTTGGATCATGGATTCGCCCTCCTGGCTCGCTGCGCGGAGTCATGGCGGTCGCGTCGTGGGTGCCTATTCGTCGACCGGCTCGTAGAACTCCCCTTCGAGGTCGTCGAGCTTCTCTTGGAGTGCGCCCCGCGCATCTTGAATCGCCTGGTTGTAGACGTGGGCGCCCAGGTTCTTGACGAAGAAGTCGATCAAGAGGCCGGACTGAAACTCACTGATCTCCCGGTCGAATTCGCCGCGAAAGAAGCCCTGGAGCCGGTCGACGAGGTCTTCGCGCCGGGATTCCGAAAGGCGGATGCGCATCGGCTTCTCGAGCTGTCGTTCGCTCATCGGCGTGTTCCGCAGTGGTCGTGGTGAACTCGGCGCGGCAACGATCAGGCTCCCGGCGCCTTGAACGGAAGCGCGTTGAAGATGCCGGGCGTGGAATGGTCGATCATCTGCGCCCCGACGACCTTCGCGTAGTAGTCCGCGGGCCCGACGCCCCCGATGATCGCATAGGCGTAGCCTTGCGCGCGTTGTGCATGCAGCGCGGCCAGGAGCAGGACACGACCGATGCCCTGTCCTCGAAGCTCGGGCACTACGCCGGTAGGTCCAAAGAAGTTGGGACACACCGCATCGTAGGCAGAGAACCCGAGGATCTTCTCGTCACGAACTGCCAGGAAACAGGAGATGGGTAGCCGTTGGAACACCACCTCGACCTCGGGAGCCCAGAACCCGAAGTTCGCCCATGCCCAGTCGACCACCTGGGGCTTCTCGGGTGCCAGCGCGCGCCGGACCTGGAAGCCCGCCGCTGTTGCATCGGCGTGCGCCGCTTCCAGGCTGGGCAGATCGTAGAGTCGCACGATCATGTCGGGCATCGTGTGGCCTCCTCGCGACCGTCCAGGTCGTGCGAACGAGTCGGCGCTCCGGTCGAAGTGCCGACCGATGTTGCCAGAACGCCCCGCGCCAGGAGCGCCCCACGGCTCACGGAGCGTCGGGCTCGAACTGTCGAAGCATCGCGCGGGCTTCGTAGGCGAACGGTGTGTCGGGGTGTTGTTCGCTGACGTAGGAGAAGGCGGCCTTCGCTTCCTCGGTGCGTTCCATGCGCGACAAACACTTTCCCTTGTAGAGGTAGACTTCGGCGAGCTCCGTGGGGTGGTCGGTCAGAAACGGGAGGTATTCGTCCACCAGTTCCAACACGCGCGCACACTCGCCTGCCCGATATTGGTCTCCGACGTCGGTCACCGCTCCCATCGCGATGACGCCGCCGCACCCCGCAGCGAAGAGTCCACACAGCAGTACGGCGCTCCGGTTTCGAGGCTTCAAGACCATCCTCACGCGTGCGTGTCGTTTTCGGGTCGACGTACTCTGCGTCGATCGCGGCGCACAGTATGCCAGAGCCCACGGGGATGGGCGTCGCGACGGACCAGCGCCGTCAGGCAGCCGCCTGCGCTCCCTGGCGCTTGAGCAGCCAGAGCGCCAAGCCTGCGGAGACCAGCTCGAACCCGAGCGCCTGTCCGGTGTAGGCCGACCAGCCGGAATCGAGTGCTGCACCCGACAGGCGCGCGACGAAGAGTCCACTGCAGAGGAAGGCGATGGCGAACAGGGCAGGACGTCGCAGGTCGTCTCGCAGGAAGGCGGCACCCGTCAGCGCTCCCAAGGCGGCCTGGAGCCCGCCGTACATCGCGCGAATCTCGGTCGTGCCCGTGGCCGAGTCGGCCGCCACACCCGCGGCGCCCGATAGGTATGCGGGATCGAAGAAGCAGAAGAGTCCGTAGCCCGACCAGAGCAACGCCGAAAAGCCGAGGAACCATCGCATCAGCCACACCTCATGTTTCTCTCGAAGTCGCGCCCAGTATGCCAGGGCCGTCGCGCCGCAAGGGGTTCGTCTCGCGCACGGCCGGCTACTTGACCAGGCGGAAGTCAGGGTGCGACATCCACGCCTCGAGGAACTCGGTGTCCGAGTAGTGGCACGAGTCGAGGGCCACGCAGCGACCGGCGAGCGTACTTGGGTCGGAAGGAAGCCGGGGCAGGAGGCCGCCGTAGTCCACCACGCCAGTTGCGCCCGTCGCGAGGTGGAGACACAGCTCGGCCAGGACCCGATGGTCGTCCACGTCGTTGCACATCGCGGCGACGGTCACGGCCGTCTGGAACCCTCGTCCGAAAGCTGCGGCGACGCCCTCGAGTTCGTCCGCCTCGAGATCGTAGAAGGGCAGGGCGTGCAGCTCGAAGAAGAACGGGCGTCCCTCACCTTGGTAGCGCCCCCCGATGCCCGTCGTGTCGGAGATCCAGAAGTCATCTCCGCTTTCGCTGGACGAGACGGACCGAAACGTTTCGACCACCGACAGGCGAAGAGCCTCGACGGGTTGGGGGAACAGAACGCTCGCGGACGGCCCTGCCACTCGTGGCTAGCCGGCGGCTCCCAATAGAGTGATCACGTTGCCGTCGGGGTCGCGCAGATGAGCGAGCACGCCACCCCAAGGCTGCTTTTCGGGTGGGGCGGCGAACTCGACGCCGCGTTCGGCGAGCGTCCGGTGGGTGGCGGCGATGTCCGGCACCTCCAGCGAGACGCCCGCGAAGCGCCCGACGAGGCCTGCGGCCTCGGGGTCGCCCGGGTCGAGCCGCTCGAGCGCGAGCTGGGTTTCGCCGGTGGCGAGCTGTGCCCAGCCGAGATCGTCGTCTCGGAAGGCGGCGGGTATCCCCAGGGTCTCAGTGTAGAACTCGATCGCGCGTTCCCAGTTCGAAACGAAGATCCGCACGACGTTGAGCTTGAACTGCATTCCGAACTCCTCGCAGCGCCTGGGGGTCCGCCGTTCGGGCGAACGGTTGTGCGCGTCCCAGTATGCCAGAGCCGCGTTCGGGGGGAGAAGAGGCCTCGGATTCCGCGGAGCGCAGTGAACCTCTCGAGTGTGGGCGGGGTCACAACCAGAGGCGCACAGGGAGGCCCGCGGACCCCAGCACAGAAGGGATGTCAGCAGTCGTGCCCTCGAGACAACCCGTCGGCCTCCTGGGGGCCTTCGCTCTGCTCGGCTGTGCCCACCTGGAGCCTCGCTGCTCCGAGTACAGGCAGGTGCTGGCAGAGGCATCGGCCGAGGTGGCGATCACCGATCAGGTCCGCGCGGGCGGGGCGTTCGCGGAGGCCCCGGCGATCGACGTGAGCGAAGAAGCCGCGCTCTTGTCGAAGCGTCTCAAGACGCTTTGCGAGCTCCGCTGGGAGGGGGAGTTGTCGCACGACGCATACCGACTGGAGGTGCGTCAGGCGTACGACGACTACATCCGAACGCGCTTCGGAGACTCGCACCGGTACTGAGATCGTGTGGCGAGCTCTCGCATCAGGGAGTCTAGGGGCCGCCGGGGATCTCTGCGCAGAAGGTGGCCTCGTACCCGTTGCAGTCGCGAATCGAGAACTGGCGGAGGCCCCAGGGGCGATCGCTCGGCTCCTCCAGCACCTGGACGCCACGGTCGCGGTAGCGCTCGAACAGGTCGTCGAGGTTCACACCCACGTACAACCACAGCGAGAGAGAGGGGTTCACCTCGGCACCCGCCGGTAGCGGCTCGAAGCGGATATGGACGGTGGGAGCCGAGTAGCTGGGATCCGCACAGACGCGCGCGTGCACGGGCGGGTCCCCCTCGACGAAGTCGATGTGGAAGTCGAGCTTGTCGCGATAGAAGGCCACCGTCTCGTGCACGTCGGGCACGGCGAGCACCGGCTGCATGCCGTGGAGCTGAAACGGAGTGAGCGGTCCGGGTTCCAAGGTCGACCTCCGGCCGACGCTAGGACGCGCGGCGCTTGTCTCGGTGGTAGGTGAGCGCGGCTGCGACGCAGACGGCCAGCGCCTGGCGGGGCACGGCGTCCCCCTCGTCGAAGACGAGCCGGCGATTTCCATCGAACTGGAACTCACCGGGAAACCAGTCCCGGAAGCGCTGGACGAGATCGGTCTGGCAGTGGAAACACATCGCGTACTCGCGCGGCGCCGACTCGTTCCAGTGCACGCGAATCGTGGTTCCGACTCGGGCCTTCTTCGGGAGGTAGGCGGGTTCGCCCCACTTCAGCGTCTCGTCGAGCGCGCCCACGCCTTCCGTCTTCGCCGCGGTGTCGAAGATGAGCTTCCGCAGGGCGAGGAGCTTCCGCCGGATCCTGGGCGGGTACGCGCCGAACGCGGCGGCGACTTCCGGGCTTTCGATCGGTTTCACGGGGAAGCTCCAAGCGGCTCGGGCGGGGCGACGCGCGGGCTAGCTGGCGCGGCTCGCCGCCTCGGCCTTGAGCTCGCGCCACTTCTCCGTATTCACCGGCTCGAGGTACGACTCACCCGGAACGCTCTTCACGGTGTAGGAGAACTCGAGCTGCACGCCGTTCGGGTCGCGGAAGTAGATCGAGTGCAACCAGTCGAGGTCGAGAGGTCCGATCACATCGACGCCCGCGGCCTCTAGCTTCGACTTCCGCGCTTCCAGCTCTTCGAGGGAGTCGACGTCGAAGGCGAAATGGATCATACCGACCCCGGTCCGAACTCCCAGGCCCGCGTTGATGCCCGCATCGAACGTGTCGGCGATGTCTGCGATGCCGTGGCTCTGAGCGAACTCGAGGCTCTGACTGTTGCCGAGGTCGAAGAAGACCTGCCGCAGGTGGCCTTCGCCCACCTCGCGGAGGTAGTACGCGATCGGCTCGAAGCCCAGCACCTTCTGGTAGAACTCGATCGTCGTGTCGATGTCGTGGGTCATCAGACCGAAGTGGTTCATGCCTCTGGGCTGCATGGCGTGCTCCTCCGTGTGGGTCCGACCGGGCCCGTTCATCCTACGCTATTCGAAGCTCCACGAGGTCCGAACCTCGGCCAGCCGATCCCTTGCGTCGAACCGCAGGCCGATCGCATCGACCCAGACATGGCCATCCTTCTCGAACACCCGGTCCGGGTCGCCGGCTCCGAGGGCCGCTTCGAGCACCGACGCGCGATCGTGTTCCGGGCGGGCGGCCACGGGAACGACGGCGAGGAGCTGATGCAGGGCCCGATTCTCATCGGCGCACTGCACATCGCGGTAGGTCATGGTGAGCGCGTTGTCGATCGTCAGGAAGAGCCAGAAGCCGTTCGAGATGACGAGCAGCGAGCTCAAGACGCCGATGGCGACGGTGGTGCGGCGCAAGGGAACTCCTCTCGATGAGACGCGTTCATGTGGCCGGGTAGGCCTCGAGGTCTTTGGTCGACGCCTCCGATCGAAGCAACTCGAGCACACGTACGCAGAGTGGGTCGTCGGTTGCGAGCTGATTGTGGCCACGGATCCGCTCCCACAACGATCGCTGCTTCTCGATCTGGACGACCCATGCGACCGGCTCCGCGGAAGCCGATTCCTCGACTTCGGCCGAAGCTCCGACGAGGTACGACGCGCCGAACGCGGAGACGTCGACGTACCAACCCCAGTCCTCGTAGTCCGGCGCGGGCACCTCGATTCCAGTCGTAGCGAGTTGCGGGCCCAGCCAGGTCAGCAACGAGTGGCCGAAGATCGGATTGACCGGATTCTCGGGTTCCCGCGAGACGTCGAAGGCCGTCGACCGAAACTCGATGACGAGAGCCATGGAGGGAGCCTCGTGTTCGGCGTTCAGCCAACCGGAGCGCCAATGCTGGAGCGGAAGCAGCGGGGAACTCCGCCGCTCTACTTCCGCGGCGACAGGATCGCGAACGCCCAGCCCAAGCGGGTGTAGGAAGAGAGAACTCGCGCGACTGCTTGGATCGGTGCCGGCAGCGAGCGCGGCGTCCGGAACCGCTTCCCGTCGTGGATGACGAAAGCACGCGCCGGTCGCGGTTTCCCAGCCAGCCAGAAGCGCGTGCGCGGCTCGGCCGCCAGGTTCAGCACCCACTGAGAGCGGTTGCCACGGTAGGTACCGACCAGCACGTAGCTCCCGAAGCGGCTGGCCACGAGCGGCGTGCGGTAGCGACGCCCCGACTTGCGTCCGCGCGTCTCCAGAACCACCAACCCACCGGGCGCGAGCCGGGGAGATCCGAGGCCCGCCCGGACGAGCGGTTCGACGAAGCGGTTGAGCGTGCGGAAGAACTGCGCTTCTACGGACTCGGAGGCAGGTCGATCGGCCATCTCACGACTCCTGGGTTACCCGGCCGCGGCTAGGCAGCGGGGCCGGTCTCTCGCGAGGTCAACTCGAACGTCCACCAACCCTCGGGCCGAGGGTCGGGGTCGTCGTTCTCGAGCTTCTTCGCGCGTGCGCGCCAAACGGCATCGAGCTCGTCGGCGGAGGTCACGCGCCGAAGCTCCACCGGGTAGATCGCCTCCCCGATCTGGATGCGTCCACTCGACTGCTCGAGCGCCAGCCCCGACCAGCGCTTCCCCTCACACACGGAGCAGCTCACGAACAGACGCTGTTGCCAAGACATGCAGTTCACCGTGACCGAGTGGGGTCCCGCAACCTCCACGGCACACCGCGGTACCGCGTTGGCGAAGCTCCAGTCGGATACGGTGTCCGTGTGCTCCGGTCCGCGAAGCGCACCGCCGGCGATCGGTCCGCAAGGGCCGATCCCCAGCGCGACGATCGTCCAGGAGAAGAGCCAGAGCGAAAGCGTACGTCGGGTCATGTGCGGGCATTCCCTCGGGCGCGTCGGGTCCGGTGGGCCCTCAGTATGCCAGAAGCCTGACTACGGCTTCAGCTGGTGCTACGCCTCGCTGACCACTCGTCGCGGAGCAACGCCCAACGCTCGTGATCTCGCCAGCGGCCTCCCACCTTCACGTACTTCGGCGAAAGGCCTTCCTTGCGAAAGCCGAGGCGCCGAACCAGGCGGATCGAGCGATGATTCTGGGGCTGGATGTTCGCTTCGAGCCGGTGCAGCCGCAGCTCCCGGAAGGCGCGCGTGATCGCAGCGGCCACCCCAGCACGCATGAAGCCCATGCCCTCGAAGGGCGCGAACGCGTAGTAGCCCAGGTACGCCGACTGGAAGGAGCCCCGCACGATCTCGTTCAGGTTGACCACTCCGACGATCGCGTCCGACTGCGGGTCGACGACGAGTCGGCATTCGTACTGCGCGTCACGCGCGCGCTCGAGGAACGCCCGAAACGCGGCCGATGTGGCGGGTGGGTGTGCGAGGCCGCGATGCAGTGCGCGACTTCGGCGCGCCGCCGCCAGGAACGCCTCTTCGTCACGAGGGGACGGCGCTCGCAACCGAACCCGCACCACGAAACCTCCGCATCACGCGACCCGCGAACGGATCGCTCCGGGAAACGCCCAGTATGCCAGAGCCGGGCGCTTCCACGGACGCGCGAGTGTCACTGCAGGACGTAGCCCCGGGGAAGCACGAAGAAGAGCGAGGCGAGTAGCGCGGTCCACCCGACGACGGCGAGTGGGGAGGCCACGCGAAGATGGCGGTAGAAGCGACGGATCAGGCGAGTCGAGCCAACGATGGCGTAGCCCCAAACGAAGAGGAACGCGAGGCCCGCTCCGATCCCCAACAAGGGGAACGCCGCGTGCTCGAACCAGTTCGTCTTCAGGTAGGCGACCAGGGCCGCGCCCGAGACGACGATCAGCAGAACGAACCAGACGAGGAGGTGGTAGCCGGCGATGACGCTGAGGAGCGCCGCCAGCCAGGACGGGTTCTCGCTCTGCGATTCGGGTTCCCGGTCGGAGGCCGGGGCCATCTAGCCGTGCGTCTGTGCCCGCGTCAGGAAATCCTGCCAACGGGCGTCTCGCGCCGGATCCCGCTCGGCCCTCGGGAGTTCGCTCTCGACGAATGCCGTGAACGAATCAGAGAACACGGTGGGGTTCGCCTGCCACCAATCGCGCACTCCGGGGTACGACAGCCACCAGCGAATCGTCGAAGCCCAGCGTGCCCAGATCTCTTCGGAGAGCGCGCCGGACTCGGCTTGATGGAAGATGAACTCGAAGGCGCCGAAGGCCTCTACGAACCACCAGGTGAATCGGATCCGCTCCTCGGGAGTGAGCAACCCGACGTCGATGACCCCTCGCGCATGCAGGTTCGACAGCTCCGGGTCACGGCTGAGCGCGGATTGGGTGGCCGAGATGCGATCGAGCACCCGAGCGAAGTTCTCCGCGCGGATCGACTCCGTGTTCTGACGTACCTGAACGGCGAGGTAGACGAGCGAGACCACGACCACGACGCCGCCGATGAACTCGCCGAGGTTGGCCAGGTCTCCTAGGTCCAGGGCTTCGCCTCCGTCACGCGCCGCTCCGTTTCAGCTGCGGTTCAGGTGGAAGACCGAGACCGCGCCGGGGGCATCTTCGATCGAGGGGAAGCCCGCGACGATGTCGGGGTAGTTCGGCTCGTACTTCGCGACCCACGCCTCGAGCACCGGGCGCCATTTGGGCCCGCTGAGCAGCGACGCGTTCAAGGCATAGGTGTCGTCGCCGAGGCGCAACTCAACGGGACCCCCGTTTCCGATCCGCTCGACCCACCCGCTATCGCTGCCGCCCACGACGTACAGCTCGCCTTCGTGGTCGATCACCCAGATGATCACGACGCGCGGCGGGAAGCCCGGAACCTTGAGCCGGATCTCGTCGATGCCCGAGGTGTCGCGCCACTCCTGGGGAGCGTCGACGGGCGTACCCCCGATGAAAAGGCCGGGTACCGGGCCGATCGGGGCGGCGATCAGCGTGATGAGGCCGAGCACGAGGACGATCGGCAAACCGATCTTGAGAATCTTCACGTTCCCCTCCTTGCCGTGACCGCCGCACGTGTCGCCGCGGCGGGTCGGGCATGTGGTTGGATGGCGGCTTTCGAAGACGCCGCCAGCCAGGCGCGCCGCGCCAGTATGCCAGAGTCCATTCACCCGTGGGTGTCGGCGCTAGAGATCGAGAGCCGCTGCGAACGCCGCGAACGAGACGAACTTTTCGGTCCACGCGCAGGTGCCGTCCTGGTCGGATGGCGGCCAGCCGCTCACGACGACGCGGGGGTCCGAGGGCGAAGTTCGGTAGTCGAGGGCGATGGCGACGTCATCGCCCGGGTGACGATTGACGGCGAGGAAGAGCGACTGCTCGGTATCGAGCCACGGGAGGTCGCGTCTTCCATCGTTGGAGCCTCGGCAGAGTCGCAGGATCTCGATTGCATCCCGTGGACGGGACTCGCGCCCCATGTCTTCGAAGGAAAGGAAGTCGACCGGGTCGCCCCGAAGCTCGGGAAAGGCGGCGGCGAGCGCGTCATCGCCCGGGTGGACCCAGCGTCCGGCGGACTCCAACGCGATGAGGAGCGGCGGCAGTTCGAGGCCGTGGATCGTCATCTCGATCGGTGGTCTCGTTCGACTCGGAGCGCGGTGACCGAGGCTACGCGGAGGCGCTGGGATCGCGGCCGAAGCGCTTTGCCGCGCGTTCCCGCGCCTTCGCGGCCTCCACCTCGCGATCGCGAGGCGGTGCCTGGGTGGAAAGAGAGGTGAGCAGGTCACGCGCGACAACGGCGACTCCGGCAACCGCCTTGTCGAACGCCTCTTCGTTCGCGCGAGAAGGCTTGTTGTAGCCGCTCAGCTTGCGGACGAACTGGAGTGACGCCGCCTGGATCTCGTCCTCGGTCGCCGGAGGCTCGAAGTTGAAGAGCGTCTTGATGTTTCGACACATGGCGAGCTCCTGTCGGGTGCGAGTCCCTGCTACGAGTTCGTTGCGCGCTTCCCGAGGAGCACCGATCTCGGGTCGCCCTTCGCCGCGAAGGTGGCGTACAGGACGTAGGGGAACCCGAACATCCCACCCATCGGAAAACTGAGGAGGGCGAGGGCGTAGCCCCTGGGGGTGCCACCCTCTCGCCACGCGACCCAGACCGCGAACAAGATCAGATAGACGACGAAGTCGAGATCGAACTGGGCCCGCCAGCCGAGCGCCATCAGGTCGCCGATCGCGACCGCGGGCCAGTTCGGCCCCTCCGATGTCGTAGCCACGACGGTGAGCATGTAGATCGAGGTGGTCGCCAAGACCAGGAAGATCCGAAGGGCGGTCACGAATGCATCTCCTCGCCGCTCAGTCGATACCGGCTTCTTCCCGAAGCCGCGCTTTCTGCTTTGCCCCGATGGCGTCCCAGTGGCGATCGCGTAGCGCACCTTCGAGCGAATACAGGTAGTAACAGACCGAGATCGTCTCTCGCGGGTACTCCGCGCAAACCCGCTGGAAGACCTTCGCCGGACCGACGCGGTCGAGATCGCCGCGGGTCTCGATCCCCACCTTGCGCAGCCGGCGGGCGATGGTCGGGCCGATATTCGTGAGTTCGGCGACGGGACGGTCGCGCTTCGGCATGCCCGATCCTACTCCTTTCCCGCGTCGTAGGCGGCTCTGCGACACCGCGATCGGTTGGCGCAGCTCATGATCCCGTCGCTGGGTCGCGCGGTGTCTCGTTCAGGAGGGCCACCATCAACACGCTGGCCACCCAGACATAGCCCCACGCCAGGAACACCCGTTGGATCGCGCCCTTCAGCGGGGCGAAGGTCTCGACACCGACGCCCGCGGCGATCTGCGCGCCGAAGAGACCGGCTAGAACGAGCAGCAAGAGTGCCGAGACGCGGGGGCCGAGCAAGCGCACGCTCGATAGCGGCGCGAGCAGAAGCACGACGCTTCCGGCGAGGCCGAGTACTTCATGGAGCTGGCCTGCTCGCGAGACGGCGACGCACCCCGGATCGCAGGGGAACACGCCGGTTCCGACTCCGAGCAGCAAGCCGACGAGGCCCAGCGCCCAGGTCGGTGGGAAGGTCACCGGGCGACGCCCCAGCTCGAGTGCAAGGGCGAAGCTCGCAGCGACGAGGGCGCACCCATAGAAGACCCACCACGCCGACGTCACCGTCGCGAAGGGAGTTCCCGGTACACCCAGCTCGCTCATGAACTGCGAGACGTGTCGGTAGCCCTCGTGATGAACGGAAACCGCGTACGTCACCACGAAGTCGAGGGGGAGCACCGCCAATCCCAGCCAGAGAGCGGTTCGCTGTACTCGAGGTGTGGGCATTCCGATACCGGAGACCCGCGTCGCGAAGCGAGGCCGCGCTACGCGGGCGCCGCCTCGAGATCTTTGCCGAGGAACACGCGCAGCCCCAGGGCCATCGGCGCGAGCAGCCAGGGCAGGTTGAAGACCAGGTAGTAGGCCGTGTTGGGCGGCGGATGGGGGCCCAAGAAGGTCTGGGCGAAGTAGAAGAACATGTTGGTCGTGGCCGCCCCCGCATACACGAGGCCCAGCGGGCGCAGCCAGGGCCGAAGCCAGATGAGACCGACGATCACCGCGAGCAGCACGGGCGCCTGGAAGAACCCATCGAAGAGGCACGCGGCAATGAGGTTCGGCGGTGGGTCGAGGTGGGCCGGTTCTTCCGCCACCGCCCAGTCATGGAGCGCACGCAATGGGGGCCAGGGGCTATCGGGCGAGACGGGAACGCCGAGGCCTTCGGGAAGGCTGAACAGGAAGCCGTAGAGAACGGCCAGCGAGAAGAAGACGATGAAGAAGAGATCGAGGGGACGTCGGTAGATCGGGTTCATGCTCGTTCGAGTGCCACGCTTCGGTGTGAGTCGTCAGCCGTCGAGTGATCA comes from Myxococcota bacterium and encodes:
- a CDS encoding VOC family protein, giving the protein MQFKLNVVRIFVSNWERAIEFYTETLGIPAAFRDDDLGWAQLATGETQLALERLDPGDPEAAGLVGRFAGVSLEVPDIAATHRTLAERGVEFAAPPEKQPWGGVLAHLRDPDGNVITLLGAAG
- a CDS encoding VOC family protein, which produces MEPGPLTPFQLHGMQPVLAVPDVHETVAFYRDKLDFHIDFVEGDPPVHARVCADPSYSAPTVHIRFEPLPAGAEVNPSLSLWLYVGVNLDDLFERYRDRGVQVLEEPSDRPWGLRQFSIRDCNGYEATFCAEIPGGP
- a CDS encoding DUF2164 domain-containing protein, translating into MSERQLEKPMRIRLSESRREDLVDRLQGFFRGEFDREISEFQSGLLIDFFVKNLGAHVYNQAIQDARGALQEKLDDLEGEFYEPVDE
- a CDS encoding GNAT family N-acetyltransferase, producing the protein MTLNLSLRPVRSGDTSALLGLLSLPPVYEFLCDGAPPPREAAEAWVVEALAAEPPLGLWLLEDEAASLLGCVRLSEPEDAAASAELTYVLHPSQWGKGVATAMSRTVLTRAFGEASCSSVLAGTDVPNSRSVAVMQRLGMERFRDVVYPAGAGVEYRISRPAFRTLSAEPTLPVRA
- a CDS encoding GNAT family N-acetyltransferase, translating into MPDMIVRLYDLPSLEAAHADATAAGFQVRRALAPEKPQVVDWAWANFGFWAPEVEVVFQRLPISCFLAVRDEKILGFSAYDAVCPNFFGPTGVVPELRGQGIGRVLLLAALHAQRAQGYAYAIIGGVGPADYYAKVVGAQMIDHSTPGIFNALPFKAPGA
- a CDS encoding isoprenylcysteine carboxylmethyltransferase family protein encodes the protein MIQAISVTTAAVGTLGVAGLLWSILRPELAIWPLPEGAGPALRTRRALNRALGISSSVLLLAIVGVACATLQPMSGWQRSVGLVLFFGGGLFALAGYFALGTAGSHGAQVPLVASGIYRYSRNPQYLGTLFVLAGAVVASGSAWTAIAAAPMGAWFALAPFAEENWLRSTLGGPFDAYLRQTPRYLGWPRAKRSA
- a CDS encoding DUF4345 domain-containing protein is translated as MRWFLGFSALLWSGYGLFCFFDPAYLSGAAGVAADSATGTTEIRAMYGGLQAALGALTGAAFLRDDLRRPALFAIAFLCSGLFVARLSGAALDSGWSAYTGQALGFELVSAGLALWLLKRQGAQAAA
- a CDS encoding DUF1801 domain-containing protein, which codes for MKPIESPEVAAAFGAYPPRIRRKLLALRKLIFDTAAKTEGVGALDETLKWGEPAYLPKKARVGTTIRVHWNESAPREYAMCFHCQTDLVQRFRDWFPGEFQFDGNRRLVFDEGDAVPRQALAVCVAAALTYHRDKRRAS
- a CDS encoding VOC family protein; translated protein: MQPRGMNHFGLMTHDIDTTIEFYQKVLGFEPIAYYLREVGEGHLRQVFFDLGNSQSLEFAQSHGIADIADTFDAGINAGLGVRTGVGMIHFAFDVDSLEELEARKSKLEAAGVDVIGPLDLDWLHSIYFRDPNGVQLEFSYTVKSVPGESYLEPVNTEKWRELKAEAASRAS
- a CDS encoding DUF6368 family protein; this translates as MAGPSASVLFPQPVEALRLSVVETFRSVSSSESGDDFWISDTTGIGGRYQGEGRPFFFELHALPFYDLEADELEGVAAAFGRGFQTAVTVAAMCNDVDDHRVLAELCLHLATGATGVVDYGGLLPRLPSDPSTLAGRCVALDSCHYSDTEFLEAWMSHPDFRLVK